DNA sequence from the Bacteroidales bacterium genome:
ATCGTATCGGGTAGCTTTTGCGCTCAGCTTTTACTGCTTCTTCCACCACAAATTTGAATGGCAATTGCTGCTCCGCGTCTACTTTTGCTTCTTCATACCTGGTTCTGAGTATGCTAAGTTGCCTGTTGTCGTGAACCAATTGATCCCGCAGCGAAACATAGGCTCCTCCATATTTTGAAAGTATATCCAGCCGCTGCTCCAGTGCACGGATCGCAACTTGATTATTCCTTGCTATTTCTATTGCAAGCTGCTGGTTAAGCATTTCTGATTGTGATTCATATTCATGAACACCCAAATCGCGGAGTTTAGTGAGAGAGTCTTCTTTCACCCTGATTTCATTCTGCAGGAGACTATATTGCTGTTCTACAATCTCGAACCCTGGAATGGCCACGGCTTTTTGCATGCTATTGCGAACCGAGTCAACCAGCACAGCTATATAATTTGCAATATCGGCAGCCATTTGGGGATCTCTGTCGAGAACTGAAATTTTTACTGCCATATATTCTGTGCGCCTGAAAGAAATATTGCTCTCATATTCCCGCTGAAGCCGCGTATTGCTGTAGCGATACGAAGGTAGGATATCATAATGGTTAAGCAGGTTGAAACGATCGACAACCTTGTTCCTGATTTTACTTGAGTTCAGGATTTGCAGCATGTGTTCGGTCTGGGAATCCTGGCCGAAATCAAGGATGTCATAGCGCTGCCCACTACGTTCAGTCAGCAATGCCCTTGAAATGCTAATCGAAGCAGATGGGTACAGTATTACTGCGGACTTGAATTTGGGAGTAATGAACAATGGAGAAGAGAAAACAAACGAAAGAACAACAGCAGCCAAGGCAATAAAACCCAATGGTTTTCTCCATTTATAGATAAAGAATAAAATGCTTCCAGAGTCAAACTTGTCGCTTCCTGCAATGGAATCTGCCATAGATGTCAGATTAAAAAATGAAAGGCCAAAATTATAAAATTAATTAACGTGCGAAACAAATGGTGAAGAGAGATCGTGTAAACATCCCGGCTTAATCTAATCCTCTGAATATCCTGACAAAAGCTTTAATGTTCATTAACCGAAGTGAAACAGAAAATGCCACTAAAGCTGCTATCATGACTGCAAATGAATATATCCAGTGCAATTCAAGGTTGAGCGACAACCTTCCAAGTGCTATTGCCCCAACTGCAAAAACAAGTAGCTGAAGCAAATAGCGGTAGTCAATCCGGAAATGGAAAATGTGCTGCACTATCAGAACCTGCAGAAGCGCCGTAATGCTTTGGGTGGCAAGGCTGGTGATAGCCGATCCGGTAGCAAAGAATTTCGGAACAAGGATGAGATTCAATACAATATTTAAAATCATGCCACCGGCTGCAACAATGTTTAACTGTTTCAGGTTGCCATTGGCTGTGAGCAAGGTTCCAAAAACATAGGTTGTACTGATTGGCAGAAAGCCACACATCAGGAGCGAAAATACCTGTGCCGATTGTTTCATGCGGGCTTCATAGTCAACCATCACTTCAAGATCATGCGGCGGGTAAAGCAGGCGCATGATGGGTTCACCATAAAATAAAGCGCTTAATGCTACCATTATAGCTGCCACAAACAACAATGTGTAAGCGAGTTTTGCCAATTCATGAACCGATTGGCGCTGCCTGATCATATGAGCATAAAGCGGCAACAAAAGTACCGCGAACAAATATCCGATCTGATTGGTAGCATCGAGCAAACGGTAAGCCTGGGCATAAATACCCACTTGTTCATTTCCGATGGTGTCGCGCAGCAGCCGCTCAATCATTACTGAGTCAATCCGGTTGTAGAAGGCCATGAGCAGCACCAACAATGCAAACGGAAAACTTTTCTTGATAATCATGATAAAAAACAAGCGGTTCCAATGCAACTTCCTGAACTTAGCCTTGATAGATACAATCGTTGCAGCCACAACAATAGTCAATAGATATGCGGCAGATTGGGTGTAAACAAACCATTCGATTCTAAAGGGGACTTCAGTAACATTGCCCCACAAAAGGATGCCACAAAAGAGAATCATTAGAACGCGATCCATTACTGAAAGCAAACTGTCAGTCCGGAACATCAGCAAACCCGAAATATTGGATCGCAGATAAAGGATAAATGACAGCAGAAACTGGTTGCAGCCAAGTATTGTAAGCAACATTAGCTGACGGCTGTCGTATTTCATTATAAGGCCGGCACTGAAGATCACAATGAAGTATAAAACCGATAGTAACAGTTTCAATATCACTATACTCGAAAAGTGTTTATTTAATAACTGCTGATGCTGGGCAATATTCCGGTTGTTGAAATTTGTAATCCCAAAATCGAGAAGGATATTGAAAATAATAGAAAAGTTCAGGATTGTAAAATAGAAGCCATATTCTTCGGCGCCCACTGCGTTTTGCACTCCACGGTCAACGCCAATGATATAAAATGGCTTCACCAGTAGGTTCAGAAAGAGCAAGAGGCTGAGATTCGTCAGGAACTTTTTCTGCATAGCAGCATGATATGAATATGCTCAATTAATGGCAACAGGCTTGCGTGAACTCAAATTCTGTATTTTTGTGCAAATGTATTGAATAAGTCCGTTATTTTATTTCAGGGCCGGAAATCCATCATACGACCGTCAAACCACTGGGAATTTGAGAATTGCAGTTAATACACGCCTTTTATTAAAAGATAAACTTGAAGGCATTGGTTGGTTTTCATACGAAAGCCTGAAAAGGATATGCACACAACATCCTGAGCATGAGTTCTTTTTCATTTTCGATCGCAAATGGAGTAACGATTTTATCTTCTCCGATAACATTACTCCAATTTCAGTTCCACCACAGGCTCGCCATCCATTATTATATTATGTCTGGTTCGAACACAGTATTCCAACTGTATTGCGAAAAATTCAGCCCGATTTGTTTTTTTCTCCTGATGGTTACCTATCACTGCGAACCAAAGTAAAATCTGTAAATGTCTTCCACGATCTGAGTTTCGAACATTACCCCATGGATGTTCCGACTGTGGAGCGTTTCTACTACAGG
Encoded proteins:
- a CDS encoding oligosaccharide flippase family protein, with amino-acid sequence MQKKFLTNLSLLLFLNLLVKPFYIIGVDRGVQNAVGAEEYGFYFTILNFSIIFNILLDFGITNFNNRNIAQHQQLLNKHFSSIVILKLLLSVLYFIVIFSAGLIMKYDSRQLMLLTILGCNQFLLSFILYLRSNISGLLMFRTDSLLSVMDRVLMILFCGILLWGNVTEVPFRIEWFVYTQSAAYLLTIVVAATIVSIKAKFRKLHWNRLFFIMIIKKSFPFALLVLLMAFYNRIDSVMIERLLRDTIGNEQVGIYAQAYRLLDATNQIGYLFAVLLLPLYAHMIRQRQSVHELAKLAYTLLFVAAIMVALSALFYGEPIMRLLYPPHDLEVMVDYEARMKQSAQVFSLLMCGFLPISTTYVFGTLLTANGNLKQLNIVAAGGMILNIVLNLILVPKFFATGSAITSLATQSITALLQVLIVQHIFHFRIDYRYLLQLLVFAVGAIALGRLSLNLELHWIYSFAVMIAALVAFSVSLRLMNIKAFVRIFRGLD